One genomic window of Cryptococcus neoformans var. neoformans JEC21 chromosome 13 sequence includes the following:
- a CDS encoding streptomycin biosynthesis protein StrI, putative yields the protein MTAQVRTLPTESTSLFSPAAVLTEIDEPEFKRPKVSNSDSLQDLAESKTTKHVTVAVIGAGQRGLVYTSYALEHPELVKVVAVAEPRAHRRKVMSRLHSVPPENQYASWEPLLARGRIADALLITVLDDLHAELVSAFAPLGYHILCEKPMATSVQDCVKMVKEVELSGAGIFGIGHVLRYSPYNRAVKEVIDSGVLGEIVNIQHIEPVGNQHFAHSFVRGNWKKESESTFALMAKSCHDLDILSFYLSGLEPRKVHSFGSIHHFKNSKKPAEAGDAKRCLECAFEKDCVWSAKKIYIDGLKDEGHKWAQHIVDADVLDIENVTDALKTGPFGVCVYEAGNDVVDHQVVNIEYEGGVTASMTMVAFTEAICDRGTRIQGTKGELIGNMASFTVFDFLTRTKTQHTPKSLPGNHGGGDAGLSETFFEAVSKSDQSVLGVTPEEVLNSHLLAFAAEQARKEGRVVDFAEFKDKAMAY from the exons ATGACGGCTCAAGTTCGGACACTCCCCACCGAATCcacatctctcttctctccagctGCTGTACTCACCGAAATAGATGAACCTGAGTTTAAGAGACCCAAAGTCAGCAACAGCGATTCTCTCCAGGATCTGGCGGAATCTAAGACTACAAAACATGTGACTGTAGCTGTCATTGGCGCTGGTCAACGAGGTCTG GTATACACTTCATACGCTCTTGAGCATCCTGAGCTGGTCAAGGTTGTTGCCGTAGCTGAACCCCGTGCACACAGGCGAAAGGTCATGTCCCGTCTTCATTC AGTACCTCCAGAGAACCAGTACGCCAGCTGGGAACCTCTCCTTGCCCGAGGCCGAATTGCCGACGCCCTACTCATTACTGTCCTTGACGATCTCCACGCTGAGCTGGTAAGCGCTTTCGCACCCCTAGGCTACCACATACTATGCGAAAAGCCTATGGCAACCTCGGTACAAGATTGtgtgaagatggtgaaggaggtggaacTGTCTGGAGCAGGAATTTTTGGGATTGGTCATGTTTTGAGGTATTCGCCGTATAATAGGGCTGTCAAGGAGGTTATTGATTCTGGAGTATTGGGGGAGATTGTGAACATCCAA CATATTGAGCCTGTAGGAAAC CAACACTTTGCTCATAGCTTTGTTCGAGGCaactggaagaaagagtctGAATCCACTTTTGCTCTTATGGCCAAAAGCTGCCA CGACCTTGATATCCTCTCATTCTATCTCTCCGGTCTTGAACCTCGGAAAGTTCATTCCTTCGGCTCTATACACCACTTCAAGAACTCGAAGAAACCAGCGGAAGCGGGGGATGCTAAAAGGTGTTTAGAATGCGCGTTCGAAAAGGACTGTGTGTGGAGCGCAAAGAAAATCTATATTGATGGTTTAAAGGATGAGGGACACAAG TGGGCTCAACACATTGTTGATGCGGATGTTCTCGATATCGAAAACGTGACTGATGCGTTGAAGACTGGTCCTTTTGGCGTTTGTGTCTACGAAGCAGGTAATGATGTGGTGGACCATCAGGTAGTGAATATCGAATACGAAGGAGGAGTCACCGCGAGTATGACTATGGTTGCTT TTACCGAGGCCATTTGTGATCGAGGTACTAGGATCCAGGGGACCAAAGGTGAACTGATCGGCAATATGGCTTCCTTT ACTGTCTTCGATTTCCTCACTCGTACCAAAACTCAGCACACTCCCAAGTCGCTCCCAGGTAACCATGGTGGAGGCGACGCAGGTCTTTCAGAGACATTTTTTGAAGCTGTTAGCAAGTCTGATCAGAGCGTACTGGGTGTAACACCGGAAGAAGTATTGAATTCGCATTTACTTGCGTTTGCTGCTGAGCAGGCCAGAAAAGAGGGGAGGGTGGTAGATTTCGCAGAGTTTAAAGATAAGGCTATGGCGTATTAA